One region of Gossypium raimondii isolate GPD5lz chromosome 6, ASM2569854v1, whole genome shotgun sequence genomic DNA includes:
- the LOC105771740 gene encoding uncharacterized protein LOC105771740 has translation MFEGIISDPIKIWNDVWRNFSEFLHVQENARSHSTPQTLASSWNPPPHGFIKINVDVAFDRRSKTASLAAIALGSDSSFITGANALTFAGSPLVAEALAVRLGSMLANTQQWRNTILESNNQTVIKCLKGYCKPLWEYVVVHDDISLLLTGCCNVSFSYASRGNYFAFSYYYRFISS, from the coding sequence ATGTTTGAAGGCATTATTTCTGATCCCATTAAAATTTGGAACGATGTTTGGAGGAATTTCTCAGAGTTCCTGCATGTTCAGGAGAATGCTCGGTCCCATTCAACCCCTCAAACATTGGCCTCTTCTTGGAACCCACCCCCACatggtttcattaaaataaatgttgatgTTGCATTTGATCGACGTAGCAAAACTGCGAGTCTCGCTGCAATTGCCCTAGGCAGTGATAGTTCTTTCATTACAGGTGCAAATGCCTTGACCTTTGCGGGATCTCCGCTCGTCGCTGAGGCTCTTGCTGTTCGATTAGGATCGATGTTGGCAAATACTCAACAATGGCGAAACACTATCCTTGAATCCAACAACCAAACTGTGATCAAGTGTTTAAAAGGATATTGTAAACCTCTGTGGGAATATGTTGTTGTTCATGATGATATTTCGCTTTTGTTAACAGGATGTTGTAATGTCTCTTTCTCTTATGCTTCTCGTGGGAattattttgctttttcttattattatcgTTTCATTTcttcataa